From one Anopheles bellator chromosome 1, idAnoBellAS_SP24_06.2, whole genome shotgun sequence genomic stretch:
- the LOC131206341 gene encoding sentrin-specific protease-like: MFSGGLLSRLKQIITGCDDGHDRKRKSAVQFNSIDPKRARMTHLPSIPAPVENDWHCAPVVDMHQNGHRSTIANPTAMSKGARFMVDLTDDDSQPVANDDGLSIRKPLLNARRSMGSRPFEDHTGTLPKPRAKSDLPMLIPLKCVASNPVPKPQIRELGTRFGRRSLSNQTPPSINPITGLTTKTTSSIPELTGEFHNLLRTKYSMTPWESGHRRSSNGPVGFERDTDSEYETLKRYEMLMKKFIPNVNDSTDTTTSAKRGQYSSFVLNGPLQRPPLHQQQKSPEVGAIVDLTDDEDDTCSYGSAENGEPVLEGSRKATSGRLFDTTDQPTIARPSLEKVNTFKEKLQTKPAYRENIIQDVQQRYGSLFDQRKSLIEQEKQRLNDLNKNTLEQENLMRSKMLNYVSTFRAFELMAIDEQEPKEATPEPEEVPLPALTQAQLDLINRKLRAGGEVVADKFNLKIKGKDLVTLAGSNWLNDEVINFYMELLRERSVVRSELPKVYTMNTFFLPRLMQNGYSGVRRWTRKVDIFAHDILVVPVHVNGVHWCMSIVDLRRKTIHYYDSMGSPNNPVLNALESYLCEESQDKRKTPFDKADLTKQNIRDCPRQQNGSDCGVFSCMFAEFLTRDRPITFGQTDMQYFRQKMMVEIVQGQLLT; encoded by the coding sequence ATGTTTTCCGGCGGGCTACTCTCCcgtttgaaacaaattatcaCCGGTTGTGATGATGGGCACGATCGTAAGCGTAAAAGTGCGGTGCAGTTTAACAGCATCGACCCGAAACGGGCTCGAATGACACATCTGCCTTCGATTCCAGCGCCGGTCGAGAATGATTGGCATTGTGCACCGGTTGTTGATATGCATCAGAACGGTCACCGGAGTACGATCGCGAATCCAACGGCAATGAGTAAAGGGGCCCGTTTTATGGTTGATCTCACTGACGACGATTCGCAACCGGTGGCAAACGACGACGGTCTGTCGATTCGGAAGCCTCTGCTGAATGCGCGCCGCTCGATGGGCAGCAGACCGTTCGAGGACCACACGGGGACGCTCCCTAAGCCACGTGCCAAGAGCGACCTGCCGATGTTGATACCGCTCAAGTGTGTCGCTTCTAACCCGGTGCCGAAGCCCCAGATCCGAGAACTCGGCACACGGTTCGGCCGTCGTTCACTGTCCAATCAGACGCCGCCGTCGATAAACCCAATCACAGGCCTTACGACGAAAACCACCAGCTCCATTCCAGAGCTTACGGGTGAGTTTCATAACCTTTTGCGCACGAAGTACAGTATGACTCCGTGggaaagtggccaccggcggagcAGTAACGGGCCGGTCGGTTTCGAGCGGGACACCGACAGTGAGTACGAGACGCTGAAGAGGTACGAAATGCTGATGAAAAAATTCATTCCCAATGTGAACGATTCGacggacacgacgacgagcgcaAAACGGGGTCAATACTCGAGCTTTGTGTTGAACGGGCCCTTGCAGCGGCCCCCGTTACACCAGCAACAGAAATCGCCGGAAGTGGGGGCGATCGTCGACctgaccgacgacgaggatgacaCGTGTAGCTATGGAAGTGCTGAGAACGGAGAGCCGGTGCTGGAGGGCAGCCGCAAAGCGACTAGTGGCCGATTATTTGACACGACCGATCAGCCTACAATCGCCAGACCGTCCCTGGAAAAGGTGAACACGTTCAAGGAGAAACTACAGACCAAGCCGGCCTACCGGGAGAACATCATTCAGGATGTTCAGCAGCGGTATGGGTCGCTGTTCGACCAGCGCAAGTCCCTTATCGAGCAGGAGAAGCAACGGCTCAACGATCTGAACAAGAACACGCTGGAGCAGGAGAACTTGATGCGTAGCAAAATGTTGAACTACGTCAGCACGTTCCGGGCGTTCGAGCTGATGGCGATCGACGAGCAGGAACCGAAGGAAGCcacaccggagccggaggaggtgccacttccggcgctCACCCAGGCGCAGCTGGATCTGATCAATAGGAAGCTCCGAGCCGGCGGTGAAGTCGTTGCGGACAAGTTCAACCTTAAGATCAAGGGCAAGGATCTGGTGACGTTGGCTGGGTCCAACTGGCTTAACGATGAGGTGATTAACTTTTACATGGAACTGCTCCGGGAGCGTAGCGTGGTGCGGTCGGAGCTGCCGAAGGTGTACACTATGAATACCTTCTTTCTGCCGCGGCTGATGCAGAACGGCTACAGTGGGGTTCGCCGGTGGACGCGCAAGGTCGACATTTTTGCCCACGACATTCTCGTGGTGCCGGTGCACGTGAACGGTGTGCACTGGTGTATGTCGATCGTCGACCTCAGGCGAAAGACCATCCACTATTACGACTCGATGGGATCGCCGAACAATCCGGTTCTGAACGCGCTGGAGAGCTACTTGTGCGAGGAGTCACAGGACAAACGCAAGACACCATTCGACAAGGCTGACCTGACGAAGCAGAACATCCGCGACTGCCCGCGGCAGCAGAACGGGAGCGACTGCGGTGTGTTTAGCTGTATGTTTGCCGAGTTCCTGACCCGCGATCGTCCCATCACATTCGGCCAGACTGACATGCAGTACTTCCGCCAGAAGATGATGGTGGAGATCGTGCAGGGTCAGCTGTTGACGTAG
- the LOC131214887 gene encoding transmembrane protein 39A, with the protein MTVTNRRFHRAQLPAPSHFQHTVATPSIGGVAGTGAAAGSGASDTIYSSAGLGRDLATEDDANSLYTPFPKHVPFPNIEQQSELLNEFIIFSFTIVASVTQFLHLYRTVWWLPNSYNRQAVNFYLIDWDLAIFIDIMASRRLLYCCITKLIDANCPDAYAEVTRKGAKYTFLACILVSFVACGAQIYQKASYVHLFVLCYPLVLYLMIFGFNLEYFLRTIVDTQPNCINGMPLHSCSSNATSIRAEIDALKTDFNNRCRQVIFTSLLNAYYAGFVPCVLASKHLYYNNFWTTQHLACIFIGGFSMCVTYCFPVRYFDVFYRAALHLGQWDRVNARSSSVPAYTWSKTSIFPYGTYVRYLGELYRSVGSCTSAIPTNNSHHRFYAYFSNPRLTYLWLICLQMAMILIQLLLLSLVREWQNTLSLGFMLLANYFALFRIVRDYLIIRRIYGNESLSHPKYKAN; encoded by the exons ATGACTGTGACCAACAGGCGGTTTCATCGCGCTCAGCTTCCCGCGCCGAGCCATTTTCAGCACACAGTCGCAACGCCATCCATCGGTGGGGTTGCGggaaccggtgctgctgccggttccggtgcttccgatACCATTTATTCGTCGGCTGGGCTTGGACGGGATTTGGCGACTGAAGACGATGCCAACTCTCTCTACACGCCGTTTCCGAAGCACGTGCCATTCCCAAACATCGAGCAGCAATCTGAGCTGTTGAATGAGTTTATCATTTTCTCCTTTACGATTGTGGCCAGCGTAACGCAGTTTTTGCACCTGTACCGGACGGTCTGGTGGCTACCGAACTCGTACAATCGACAGGCTGTG AACTTTTATCTCATCGATTGGGATCTGGCCATCTTCATCGACATCATGGCCAGCAGACGGCTGCTGTACTGTTGCATTACGAAACTTATCGATGCGAATTGCCCCGACGCTTACGCGGAGGTGACCAGAAAGGGCGCCAAGTACACGTTTCTGGCCTGCATACTGGTGTCTTTCGTTGCGTGTGGCGCACAGATCTACCAGAAAGCCAGCTACGTTCATCTGTTCGTCCTCTGCTATCCGCTGGTGCTGTACCTGATGATTTTTGGTTTCAATCTGGAGTACTTCTTGCGCACCATCGTGGATACGCAACCGAACTGCATAAACGGTATGCCGCTGCATAGCTGCTCCTCGAACGCCACCTCGATCCGGGCTGAAATCGACGCCCTGAAGACGGATTTTAATAATCGGTGTCGACAGGTGATCTTCACCTCGTTGCTGAATGCGTACTATGCCGGATTcgtgccgtgtgtgttggCCTCCAAGCATTTGTATTATAACAACTTTTGGACGACGCAGCATCTGGCGTGTATCTTCATCGGTGGGTTCAGCATGTGCGTTACGTACTGCTTCCCCGTGCGGTACTTTGACGTCTTTTACCGTGCTGCCCTTCACCTGGGCCAGTGGGACCGCGTTAATGCGCGATCCAGCAGTGTGCCGGCGTACACGTGGTCAAAAACGAGTATTTTCCCATACGGAACGTATGTTCGCTACCTCGGCGAGCTCTATCGATCCGTGGGTAGCTGTACTTCAGCCAtaccaaccaacaacagccaTCATAGGTTCTAC GCCTATTTTAGTAATCCTCGACTTACCTACCTGTGGTTGATATGTCTGCAGATGGCTATGATATTAATTcagctgctgctactgtcGCTGGTCCGCGAGTGGCAGAACACCCTGTCGCTCGGGTTCATGCTGCTGGCCAACTATTTCGCCCTGTTCCGCATCGTTCGGGATTATCTCATCATTCGGAGGATATACGGCAACGAGAGTTTGTCGCACCCGAAGTATAAAGCGAACTAG
- the LOC131216211 gene encoding membrane-bound transcription factor site-2 protease, with product MEFIVILGMVVAIYLVLLFFDGFFKSCMHYPYDAFLRKTGLSVKFLRLQWRTTAMNRRIVFWSTKYPRRLLDYSFNAGVYLSLLLMPFAMVTIIISSFHTANRSPHSALSRGSMGPASGPGSAGETHSERRVEIDLLIPGVNLPISEIGYYIVALAINSVVHEMGHGLAAVLEDVQIRGFGMHVMLIVPMAYTQLDTDQLNALKMWKKLRVLCAGIWHNVVVGLFTYLLFVSTPVLFSAFYRTNEAVIVTGLTSTSPLAGARGLEQGDIIKSINGCKTRHEDGWFNCLLQTIHSPPAYCVPTEFVHLNDESVPMSHKNDGLIECCDSENTASSCFEYMVDANEDDVALPQHMCLNIRKTIENSYGYCHHNGQCADGHCFKPSINNFTTILQIRRETKPDVIYIGHPGDLVRTVTISRFVPKTGLLSPRVADSVQLLLKYVTVFAFGLAFINVMPCYGFDGQHIVRTLLADSTVQKQKTSRDMLSLAVNVVGTLFVFILLIKVFWLSLYRTLFT from the exons ATGGAGTTCATTGTGATTCTGGGAATGGTGGTAGCCATATATTTGGTGCTCCTGTTTTTCGATGGATTTTTCAAG AGCTGTATGCACTATCCGTACGATGCGTTCCTTCGAAAAACCGGATTGTCGGTCAAATTTCTGCGCCTGCAGTGGCGAACGACGGCCATGAACCGACGAATCGTCTTCTGGAGCACCAAGTATCCGCGGAGGCTGCTGGACTACAGCTTCAACGCGGGCGTTTACCTGAGCTTGTTGCTAATGCCGTTTGCCATGGTGACGATCATCATATCTTCGTTCCACACGGCCAACCGATCCCCACACTCAGCCCTCAGTCGGGGGTCTATGGGCCCGGCATCGGGCCCGGGTTCTGCGGGCGAAACGCACTCCGAGCGTCGGGTGGAAATCGACCTGCTCATACCGGGGGTCAACCTGCCGATCAGTGAAATTGGCTACTATATTGTGGCCCTGGCCATCAACAGCGTGGTGCACGAGATGGGGCACGGGCTTGCGGCGGTGCTGGAGGACGTACAGATCCGGGGGTTCGGAATGCACGTAATGTTGATCGTTCCGATGGCATACACGCAGCTCGACACCGATCAGCTCAATGCGCTGAAAATGTGGAAGAAGCTGCGCGTATTGTGTGCCGGCATCTGGCACAACGTAGTCGTCGGCCTCTTCACGTACCTCCTGTTCGTGTCGACCCCGGTCCTCTTCTCGGCGTTTTATCGAACCAACGAAGCCGTCATAGTGACGGGGCTGACTAGCACCTCCCCTCTGGCTGGGGCCCGCGGGCTCGAGCAGGGCGACATCATCAAGTCGATCAACGGCTGCAAGACACGCCACGAGGACGGCTGGTTCAACTGTCTGCTCCAAACTATCCACTCGCCCCCGGCGTACTGCGTACCGACGGAGTTTGTGCACCTCAACGACGAGTCCGTTCCGATGTCACACAAGAACGACGGTCTGATCGAGTGCTGCGACAGCGAAAACACGGCCTCCAGCTGCTTCGAGTACATGGTGGACGcgaacgaggacgacgtgGCACTGCCGCAGCACATGTGCCTGAACATTCGCAAAACAATCGAGAACAGTTACGGCTACTGCCACCACAATGGCCAGTGTGCCGACGGGCACTGCTTCAAGCCGAGCATCAACAACTTCACCACCATTCTGCAGATACGGCGCGAGACGAAACCGGACGTCATCTACATCGGGCACCCGGGCGATCTGGTGCGCACGGTAACGATTTCGCGGTTCGTCCCCAAGACTGGCCTGTTGTCGCCCCGGGTTGCCGATTCGGTTCAGCTGCTGCTTAAGTACGTGACGGTGTTTGCGTTCGGGCTTGCGTTCATCAACGTAATGCCGTGCTATGGCTTCGACGGCCAGCACATTGTTCGCACGCTCCTGGCGGACAGCACCGTTCAGAAGCAGAAAACCTCCCGGGACATGCTCTCCCTCGCCGTCAACGTCGTGGGCACGCTGTTCGTATTCATACTGCTCATCAAGGTGTTTTGGTTGTCTCTCTACCGGACACTGTTCACCTAG
- the LOC131214888 gene encoding LYR motif-containing protein 2 — protein sequence MSKIPKAALSLKQFMLRQEVLKLYRTIFRTISQVPDAATRQELREWARHDFRQNKHQTDELMIKMLMHNATRSLKELQTSLELSGTPSAPNTTERSR from the exons ATGTCGAAAATTCCGAAAGCCGCACTCAGTTTGAAACAG TTTATGCTACGACAAGAGGTACTGAAGCTATACCGAACAATATTTCGCACCATAAGCCAAGTGCCGGACGCCGCCACCCGGCAGGAGCTCCGCGAATGGGCCCGGCACGATTTTCGCCAAAACAAGCACCAAACAGATGAGTTGATGATCAAAATGCTGATGCATAATGCCACACGAAGCCTGAAGGAACTGCAAACTAGCCTCGAACTGAGCGGAACACCATCTGCACCGAACACAACTGAACGGAGCCGATAA
- the LOC131206342 gene encoding transmembrane protein 129 gives MMASVVYSIVYLVLCFFLIFPTTEIESIGFTVDNLCSRYYADNFLQHNMKLTTLKMLIHYTMPLTYVGYMTLMSWFNPEDFDPEKPVWTIVARGGVLAGFAFLALLDAGIALYWSWNDWDNHPVATQLRQFTTATMPNWRAVATIINDEYRRDTKMVVRLSAISRLVVTENWIIEVRMYGMNVAQQSNTVMMVYKVETQAVITDTFADSQYVNIAVHQLRPQEKKFDIRLNGTHYRDLRDHVRCPVIVLSSVKFQSLTDRFVDVFRQEVALNPTVPNPAALEDTCLACLQAQPDVKIEKHCLDVDREGRLLPDSERCEQCHCRPHWCLSCLANWFVSTQQRSEWDTWLSKKATCPMCRAKFCVLDVCYLENAVPQEQE, from the exons ATGATGGCCAGCGTAGTCTATTCGATTGTGTACCTGGTGCTCTGCTTTTTTCTCATCTTCCCCACGACGgagatcgaatcgatcggatTCACGGTGGACAACCTGTGCTCGCGCTACTATGCCGACAACTTTCTGCAGCACAACATGAAGCTAACGACACTGAAGATGCTCATCCATTATACGATGCCACTAACTTACGTGGGTTACATGACGCTAATGAGTTGGTTCAATCCGGAAGACTTCGATCCGGAAAAGCCGGTTTGGACAATAGTCGCCCGGGGTGGGGTGCTGGCCGGATTCGCGTTTCTAGCGCTGTTAGATGCCGGCATCGCACTGTACTGGTCTTGGAACGATTGGGACAATCATCCGGTAGCGACGCAGCTACGTCAGTTCACCACCGCCACAATGCCCAACTGgcgcgccgtggccacgaTCATAAACGACGAGTACAGACG GGATACAAAGATGGTGGTACGGTTGAGTGCTATTTCACGGCTGGTGGTGACCGAAAACTGGATAATCGAAGTTAGAATGTACGGGATGAATGTAGCACAACAGAGTAACACGGTCATGATGGTGTACAAG GTTGAAACACAGGCCGTCATCACGGACACGTTCGCGGACTCCCAATACGTCAACATTGCTGTGCATCAGCTGCGGCCGCAGGAGAAAAAGTTCGATATTCGACTCAACGGAACACACTACAGGGACCTGCGCGATCACGTCCGCTGCCCGGTCATCGTACTGTCGTCGGTCAAATTCCAAAGCCTTACCGACCGGTTCGTGGATGTGTTCCGGCAGGAGGTTGCGCTCAACCCCACCGTTCCGAATCCGGCGGCGCTGGAGGACACCTGCTTGGCTTGTCTGCAGGCGCAGCCGGACGTAAAGATTGAGAAACACTGTCTCGATGTTGACCGCGAGGGTCGGCTGCTGCCGGACTCGGAGCGCTGCGAACAGTGCCACTGTCGGCCGCACTGGTGCCTCAGCTGTCTTGCGAACTGGTTCGTGTCGACGCAGCAGCGATCCGAGTGGGACACTTGGCTGAGCAAGAAGGCCACCTGTCCGATGTGTCGGGCCAAATTTTGTGTGCTGGACGTGTGTTATTTGGAGAACGCAGTTCCACAGGAGCAAGAATAA